A genomic region of Balearica regulorum gibbericeps isolate bBalReg1 chromosome 8, bBalReg1.pri, whole genome shotgun sequence contains the following coding sequences:
- the DDR2 gene encoding discoidin domain-containing receptor 2 isoform X1, producing MSATPRPALLLLLLLLLHVPQAARAQVNPAVCRYPLGMSGGHIPDEDISASSQWSESTAAKYGRLDSEDGDGAWCPEIPVEPDDLKEFLQIDLHALHFITLVGTQGRHAGGHGNEFAPMYKINYSRDGTRWISWRNRHGKQVLDGNTNPYDIVLKDLEPPLIARFVRFIPVTDHSMNVCLRVELYGCVWLDGLVSYNAPAGQQLVLPGGTIIYLNDSVYDGAFGYSMTEGLGQLTDGVSGLDDFTQTHEYHVWPGYDYVGWRNESTAGGYVEITFEFDRIRNFTAMKVHCNNMFAKGVKIFKEVQCYFRADASEWEPSAVSSVLVLDDVNPSARFVTVPLLHRMASAIKCQYYFADTWMMFSEITFQSDAAMYNNSVAPPEVPVVPTTYDPTLKVDDSNTRILIGCLVAIIFILVAIIVIILWRQFWQKMLEKASRRMLDDEMTVSLSLPSESSMFNHNRSSSSSEQESSSTYDRIFPLGPDYQEPSRLIRKLPEFTPGEEDTGCSGPGKPSQASVPEGVPHYAEADIVNLQGVTGGNTYSVPALTMDLLSGKDVAVEEFPRKLLTFKEKLGEGQFGEVHLCEVEGMEKFTGKDFALEGLDVSSNHPVLVAVKMLRADANKNARNDFLKEIKIMSRLKDPNIIRLLAVCITDDPLCMITEYMENGDLNQFLSRQQAGSPPASHPPTVSYSDLRFMATQIASGMKYLSSLNFVHRDLATRNCLVGKRYTIKIADFGMSRNLYSGDYYRIQGRAVLPIRWMSWESILLGKFTTASDVWAFGVTLWETFTLCREQPYSQLSDEQVIENTGEFFRDQGRQDIHRLLQESASEE from the exons ATGTCGGCCACCCCcagaccagccctgctgctgctgctgctgctgctgctgcacgtCCCACAGGCTGCGAGAGCCCAGGTCAACCCAG CGGTGTGCCGGTACCCCTTGGGAATGTCGGGCGGACACATCCCCGACGAGGACATCTCGGCCTCCAGCCAGTGGTCCGAGTCCACAGCCGCCAAGTACGGACG GCTGGACTCGGAGGATGGCGACGGCGCCTGGTGCCCCGAGATCCCGGTGGAGCCCGACGACCTGAAGGAGTTCCTGCAGATCGACCTGCACGCACTCCACTTCATCACGCTGGTGGGCACCCAGGGGCGCCACGCCGGGGGCCACGGCAACGAGTTTGCCCCAATGTATAAGATCAACTACAGCCGGGACGGCACCCGCTGGATCTCCTGGAGGAACCGGCACGGGAAGCAG gTGCTGGATGGAAACACCAACCCCTACGACATCGTCCTCAAGGACCTGGAGCCGCCCCTCATCGCCCGCTTCGTCCGCTTCATCCCTGTCACCGACCACTCTATGAACGTCTGTCTGCGTGTGGAGCTGTATGGCTGCGTCTGGCTGG aCGGGCTGGTGTCCTACAATGCGCCGGCCGGGCAGCAGCTCGTCCTTCCCGGGGGAACCATCATCTACCTGAATGACTCGGTGTACGACGGGGCGTTCGGGTACAG CATGACGGAGGGCCTGGGCCAGCTGACGGATGGGGTGTCGGGGCTGGACGACTTCACGCAGACCCACGAGTACCACGTCTGGCCGGGCTATGACTACGTGGGCTGGCGCAACGAGAGCACCGCCGGCGGCTACGTGGAGATCACCTTCGAGTTCGACCGCATCAGGAACTTCACCGCCATGAAG GTCCACTGCAACAACATGTTCGCCAAAGGGGTGAAGATCTTCAAGGAGGTGCAGTGCTACTTCCGCGCTGACGCCAGCGAGTGGGAGCCCAGCGCCGTCTCCTCGGTGCTGGTGCTGGACGACGTGAACCCCAGCGCCCGCTTTGTCACCGTGCCCCTGCTCCACCGCATGGCCAGCGCCATCAAGTGCCAGTACTACTTTGCCGACACCTGGATGATGTTCAGCGAGATCACCTTCCAGTCAG ACGCAGCCATGTACAACAACTCAGTGGCCCCCCCTGAGGTGCCCGTGGTCCCCACCACTTATG aCCCCACGCTCAAGGTAGACGACAGCAACACACGCATCCTGATCGGGTGCCTGGTAGCGATCATCTTCATCCTGGTGGCCATCATTGTCATCATACTGTGGCGGCAGTTCTGGCAGaagatgctggagaag GCGTCGCGGAGGATGCTGGATGACGAAATGACCgtcagcctctccctgcccagtgAATCCAGCATGTTCAACCACAaccgctcctcctcctccagcgaGCAGGAGTCCAGCTCCACCTACGACCGCATATTCCCCCTGGGACCCGACTACCAGGAGCCCTCTCGCCTGATCCGCAAGCTGCCCGAGTTCACCCCGGGGGAGGAGGACACGG GCTGCAGCGGCCCCGGGAAGCCGTCCCAGGCCAGTGTCCCCGAGGGTGTCCCCCACTACGCCGAGGCCGACATCGTGAACCTGCAGGGCGTGACGGGCGGCAACACCTACTCAGTGCCAGCCCTCACCATGGACCTGCTCTCCGGCAAGGATGTGGCCGTCGAGGAGTTCCCCAGGAAGCTGCTGACCTTCAAGGAGAAGCTGGGGGAAGGCCAGTTTGGGGAG GTTCATCTCTGTGAAGTGGAGGGGATGGAGAAGTTCACAGGCAAGGACTTTGCCCTGGAGGGCTTGGACGTCAGCTCCAACCACCCCGTGCTGGTGGCTGTGAAGATGCTGCGAGCAGACGCCAACAAGAACGCCAG GAAtgattttctgaaggaaatcaAGATCATGTCACGGCTGAAGGACCCCAACATCATCCGGCTACTGGCGGTGTGCATCACAGACGACCCGCTGTGTATGATCACCGAGTACATGGAGAACGGAGACCTCAACCAGTTCCTGTCCCgccagcaggcaggcagcccccccGCCAGCCACCCACCCACTGTCAG CTACAGCGACCTGCGGTTCATGGCCACCCAGATCGCCTCCGGCATGAAGTACCTCTCCTCCCTCAACTTTGTGCACCGAGACCTGGCCACACGCAACTGCCTGGTGGGGAAGCGGTACACCATCAAGATAGCCGACTTCGGCATGAGCAGGAATCTCTACAGCGGGGACTACTACCGCATCCAGGGGCGGGCGGTGCTCCCCATCCGCTGGATGTCCTGGGAGAGCATCCTGCTG GGCAAGTTCACAACAGCCAGTGACGTGTGGGCATTTGGCGTGACGCTGTGGGAGACCTTCACActctgcagggagcagcccTACTCCCAGCTGTCTGACGAGCAGGTCATCGAAAACACCGGCGAGTTTTTCCGGGACCAGGGCCGGCAG GATATCCATCGCCTTCTCCAGGAGTCAGCCAGTGAAGAATGA
- the DDR2 gene encoding discoidin domain-containing receptor 2 isoform X2 produces MSATPRPALLLLLLLLLHVPQAARAQVNPAVCRYPLGMSGGHIPDEDISASSQWSESTAAKYGRLDSEDGDGAWCPEIPVEPDDLKEFLQIDLHALHFITLVGTQGRHAGGHGNEFAPMYKINYSRDGTRWISWRNRHGKQVLDGNTNPYDIVLKDLEPPLIARFVRFIPVTDHSMNVCLRVELYGCVWLDGLVSYNAPAGQQLVLPGGTIIYLNDSVYDGAFGYSMTEGLGQLTDGVSGLDDFTQTHEYHVWPGYDYVGWRNESTAGGYVEITFEFDRIRNFTAMKVHCNNMFAKGVKIFKEVQCYFRADASEWEPSAVSSVLVLDDVNPSARFVTVPLLHRMASAIKCQYYFADTWMMFSEITFQSDAAMYNNSVAPPEVPVVPTTYDPTLKVDDSNTRILIGCLVAIIFILVAIIVIILWRQFWQKMLEKASRRMLDDEMTVSLSLPSESSMFNHNRSSSSSEQESSSTYDRIFPLGPDYQEPSRLIRKLPEFTPGEEDTGCSGPGKPSQASVPEGVPHYAEADIVNLQGVTGGNTYSVPALTMDLLSGKDVAVEEFPRKLLTFKEKLGEGQFGEVHLCEVEGMEKFTGKDFALEGLDVSSNHPVLVAVKMLRADANKNARNDFLKEIKIMSRLKDPNIIRLLAVCITDDPLCMITEYMENGDLNQFLSRQQAGSPPASHPPTVSYSDLRFMATQIASGMKYLSSLNFVHRDLATRNCLVGKRYTIKIADFGMSRNLYSGDYYRIQGRAVLPIRWMSWESILLGKFTTASDVWAFGVTLWETFTLCREQPYSQLSDEQVIENTGEFFRDQGRQTYLPQPALCPDSVYKLMLSCWRRDTKDRPSFQDIHRLLQESASEE; encoded by the exons ATGTCGGCCACCCCcagaccagccctgctgctgctgctgctgctgctgctgcacgtCCCACAGGCTGCGAGAGCCCAGGTCAACCCAG CGGTGTGCCGGTACCCCTTGGGAATGTCGGGCGGACACATCCCCGACGAGGACATCTCGGCCTCCAGCCAGTGGTCCGAGTCCACAGCCGCCAAGTACGGACG GCTGGACTCGGAGGATGGCGACGGCGCCTGGTGCCCCGAGATCCCGGTGGAGCCCGACGACCTGAAGGAGTTCCTGCAGATCGACCTGCACGCACTCCACTTCATCACGCTGGTGGGCACCCAGGGGCGCCACGCCGGGGGCCACGGCAACGAGTTTGCCCCAATGTATAAGATCAACTACAGCCGGGACGGCACCCGCTGGATCTCCTGGAGGAACCGGCACGGGAAGCAG gTGCTGGATGGAAACACCAACCCCTACGACATCGTCCTCAAGGACCTGGAGCCGCCCCTCATCGCCCGCTTCGTCCGCTTCATCCCTGTCACCGACCACTCTATGAACGTCTGTCTGCGTGTGGAGCTGTATGGCTGCGTCTGGCTGG aCGGGCTGGTGTCCTACAATGCGCCGGCCGGGCAGCAGCTCGTCCTTCCCGGGGGAACCATCATCTACCTGAATGACTCGGTGTACGACGGGGCGTTCGGGTACAG CATGACGGAGGGCCTGGGCCAGCTGACGGATGGGGTGTCGGGGCTGGACGACTTCACGCAGACCCACGAGTACCACGTCTGGCCGGGCTATGACTACGTGGGCTGGCGCAACGAGAGCACCGCCGGCGGCTACGTGGAGATCACCTTCGAGTTCGACCGCATCAGGAACTTCACCGCCATGAAG GTCCACTGCAACAACATGTTCGCCAAAGGGGTGAAGATCTTCAAGGAGGTGCAGTGCTACTTCCGCGCTGACGCCAGCGAGTGGGAGCCCAGCGCCGTCTCCTCGGTGCTGGTGCTGGACGACGTGAACCCCAGCGCCCGCTTTGTCACCGTGCCCCTGCTCCACCGCATGGCCAGCGCCATCAAGTGCCAGTACTACTTTGCCGACACCTGGATGATGTTCAGCGAGATCACCTTCCAGTCAG ACGCAGCCATGTACAACAACTCAGTGGCCCCCCCTGAGGTGCCCGTGGTCCCCACCACTTATG aCCCCACGCTCAAGGTAGACGACAGCAACACACGCATCCTGATCGGGTGCCTGGTAGCGATCATCTTCATCCTGGTGGCCATCATTGTCATCATACTGTGGCGGCAGTTCTGGCAGaagatgctggagaag GCGTCGCGGAGGATGCTGGATGACGAAATGACCgtcagcctctccctgcccagtgAATCCAGCATGTTCAACCACAaccgctcctcctcctccagcgaGCAGGAGTCCAGCTCCACCTACGACCGCATATTCCCCCTGGGACCCGACTACCAGGAGCCCTCTCGCCTGATCCGCAAGCTGCCCGAGTTCACCCCGGGGGAGGAGGACACGG GCTGCAGCGGCCCCGGGAAGCCGTCCCAGGCCAGTGTCCCCGAGGGTGTCCCCCACTACGCCGAGGCCGACATCGTGAACCTGCAGGGCGTGACGGGCGGCAACACCTACTCAGTGCCAGCCCTCACCATGGACCTGCTCTCCGGCAAGGATGTGGCCGTCGAGGAGTTCCCCAGGAAGCTGCTGACCTTCAAGGAGAAGCTGGGGGAAGGCCAGTTTGGGGAG GTTCATCTCTGTGAAGTGGAGGGGATGGAGAAGTTCACAGGCAAGGACTTTGCCCTGGAGGGCTTGGACGTCAGCTCCAACCACCCCGTGCTGGTGGCTGTGAAGATGCTGCGAGCAGACGCCAACAAGAACGCCAG GAAtgattttctgaaggaaatcaAGATCATGTCACGGCTGAAGGACCCCAACATCATCCGGCTACTGGCGGTGTGCATCACAGACGACCCGCTGTGTATGATCACCGAGTACATGGAGAACGGAGACCTCAACCAGTTCCTGTCCCgccagcaggcaggcagcccccccGCCAGCCACCCACCCACTGTCAG CTACAGCGACCTGCGGTTCATGGCCACCCAGATCGCCTCCGGCATGAAGTACCTCTCCTCCCTCAACTTTGTGCACCGAGACCTGGCCACACGCAACTGCCTGGTGGGGAAGCGGTACACCATCAAGATAGCCGACTTCGGCATGAGCAGGAATCTCTACAGCGGGGACTACTACCGCATCCAGGGGCGGGCGGTGCTCCCCATCCGCTGGATGTCCTGGGAGAGCATCCTGCTG GGCAAGTTCACAACAGCCAGTGACGTGTGGGCATTTGGCGTGACGCTGTGGGAGACCTTCACActctgcagggagcagcccTACTCCCAGCTGTCTGACGAGCAGGTCATCGAAAACACCGGCGAGTTTTTCCGGGACCAGGGCCGGCAG aCCTACCTTCCCCAGCCCGCACTTTGCCCTGACTCAGTCTATAAGCTAatgctcagctgctggagaCGGGACACTAAAGATCGTCCCTCCTTCCAGGATATCCATCGCCTTCTCCAGGAGTCAGCCAGTGAAGAATGA
- the HSD17B7 gene encoding 3-keto-steroid reductase/17-beta-hydroxysteroid dehydrogenase 7 isoform X1: MHLYIGANPLKRHLLRESGCLVSLRHFRRHLASSTGTPGSACLLRCSGAALCAPRCCVGRARGPARSGVGLALCRRLLEEDGRIHLCIACRNAEKSEATRNLILAAHPAAQVSTVEVDLGNLASVLRVTRELRCRFQRLDFVYLNAGIMPNPHVNFKALWHGLLTGKVLHMLTTAEGIMTQTDRLNGDGLQEVFATNLFGHFILVRQLESLLCGNEKPSRLIWTSSSNARESAFSLSDYQHAKGQESYSSSKYATDLTSVVLNRKFNKQGLYSSVVCPGLVMSNMTYSILPVFLWKLLMPIMWLIRFFAKTYTLTPYNGAEAHVWLFKQKPEYLDALVKYHSCTSGLGKNYVEPRKIDVDEETAEKLYQKLLELEKQALERYSDLLD, translated from the exons ATGCACCTATACATAGGGGCAAACCCGCTGAAGAGACACTTGCTACGTGAATCTGGTTGCTTGGTTTCCTTGCGGCATTTCAGAAGGCATCTCGCCTCCTCCACGGGCACCCCCGGGAGTGCCTGCCTGCTGAGGTGCTCCGGGGCTGCACTGTGTGCCCCAAGATGCTGTGTGGGGAGAGCTCGGGGGCCTGCACGCAG CGGCGTGGGGCTGGCGCTGTGCCGgcggctgctggaggaggatggCCGCATCCATCTGTGTATCGCCTGCCGCAACGCCGAGAAGAGCGAAGCCACGCGAAACCTCATCCTGGCCGCACACCCCGCCGCCCAGGTCTCCACCGTGGAAGTGGACCTGGGTAACCTGGCTTCTGTCCTGCGCGTCACCCGTGAGCTCCGCTGCAG GTTTCAGCGCCTGGACTTCGTCTATCTCAACGCTGGGATCATGCCCAACCCACACGTGAACTTCAAGGCGCTCTGGCATGGCCTCCTCACCGG GAAGGTGCTTCACATGCTGACCACTGCGGAAGGCATAATGACCCAGACGGACAGGCTGAATGGAGATGGACTTCAGGAGGTGTTTGCTACCAACCTCTTTGGACACTTTATCCTG GTTCGTCAACTTGAGTCTCTACTTTGCGGTAACGAAAAGCCCTCACGACTCATCTGGACCTCTTCCAGCAATGCCAGGGAGTCTGCCTTCAGCCTCTCTGACTATCAGCATGCCAAGGGGCAGGAATCATACAGTTCCTCCAAATATGCTACTGACCTGACAAGTGTGGTTCTGAACAGGAAATTTAATAAGCAG GGTCTGTATTCCAGTGTTGTTTGTCCTGGTCTCGTTATGTCCAACATGACCTACAGCATCCTGCCAGTTTTTCTGTGGAAGCTGCTAATGCCCATCATGTGGTTG ATCCGCTTTTTTGCCAAAACTTACACTCTGACACCGTATAATGGAGCAGAAGCTCAT GTGTGGCTCTTCAAGCAGAAGCCAGAGTACCTGGATGCACTTGTCAAATACCACAGCTGTACTTCTGGACTGGGGAAGAACTACGTGGAGCCCAGAAAG ATTGATGTGGATGAAGAAACTGCTGAGAAATTGTACCAAAAGCTGTTGGAACTGGAGAAGCAGGCTCTAGAGAGATACAGTGATCTCCTAGATTAA
- the HSD17B7 gene encoding 3-keto-steroid reductase/17-beta-hydroxysteroid dehydrogenase 7 isoform X2, producing MERVVLVTGASGGVGLALCRRLLEEDGRIHLCIACRNAEKSEATRNLILAAHPAAQVSTVEVDLGNLASVLRVTRELRCRFQRLDFVYLNAGIMPNPHVNFKALWHGLLTGKVLHMLTTAEGIMTQTDRLNGDGLQEVFATNLFGHFILVRQLESLLCGNEKPSRLIWTSSSNARESAFSLSDYQHAKGQESYSSSKYATDLTSVVLNRKFNKQGLYSSVVCPGLVMSNMTYSILPVFLWKLLMPIMWLIRFFAKTYTLTPYNGAEAHVWLFKQKPEYLDALVKYHSCTSGLGKNYVEPRKIDVDEETAEKLYQKLLELEKQALERYSDLLD from the exons atGGAGCGAGTGGTGCTGGTGACCGGGGCCAGCGG CGGCGTGGGGCTGGCGCTGTGCCGgcggctgctggaggaggatggCCGCATCCATCTGTGTATCGCCTGCCGCAACGCCGAGAAGAGCGAAGCCACGCGAAACCTCATCCTGGCCGCACACCCCGCCGCCCAGGTCTCCACCGTGGAAGTGGACCTGGGTAACCTGGCTTCTGTCCTGCGCGTCACCCGTGAGCTCCGCTGCAG GTTTCAGCGCCTGGACTTCGTCTATCTCAACGCTGGGATCATGCCCAACCCACACGTGAACTTCAAGGCGCTCTGGCATGGCCTCCTCACCGG GAAGGTGCTTCACATGCTGACCACTGCGGAAGGCATAATGACCCAGACGGACAGGCTGAATGGAGATGGACTTCAGGAGGTGTTTGCTACCAACCTCTTTGGACACTTTATCCTG GTTCGTCAACTTGAGTCTCTACTTTGCGGTAACGAAAAGCCCTCACGACTCATCTGGACCTCTTCCAGCAATGCCAGGGAGTCTGCCTTCAGCCTCTCTGACTATCAGCATGCCAAGGGGCAGGAATCATACAGTTCCTCCAAATATGCTACTGACCTGACAAGTGTGGTTCTGAACAGGAAATTTAATAAGCAG GGTCTGTATTCCAGTGTTGTTTGTCCTGGTCTCGTTATGTCCAACATGACCTACAGCATCCTGCCAGTTTTTCTGTGGAAGCTGCTAATGCCCATCATGTGGTTG ATCCGCTTTTTTGCCAAAACTTACACTCTGACACCGTATAATGGAGCAGAAGCTCAT GTGTGGCTCTTCAAGCAGAAGCCAGAGTACCTGGATGCACTTGTCAAATACCACAGCTGTACTTCTGGACTGGGGAAGAACTACGTGGAGCCCAGAAAG ATTGATGTGGATGAAGAAACTGCTGAGAAATTGTACCAAAAGCTGTTGGAACTGGAGAAGCAGGCTCTAGAGAGATACAGTGATCTCCTAGATTAA